Genomic segment of Methanoculleus horonobensis:
TTGAGGAAGACTACGAGGAGGGAGGGTTTCTCCGGCATCCAGCCGGGGTAACCCAGGAATTTCGGCACCGGCGCGGTACCGTCGGAGTATGCCGCGAGTTTCTCACTGTAGTTCTCGACGCCCTCGTAGAGGGAGACGGAGCAGAGGATCAGGAAGAGGAGGAGGACAAGGGTGAACCGCCGGCTCGCGAGGTGGTCGGCAAACTCTTTCCCTGCCACGAGGAGCGTGCGGCTCGGATCGGATACCCGGTCTGCCATTCTCCCGCCTTCCACGAATCCGTTACCATCCCGGGTTGTAATTTGCAGAAAGAACCTCTCCCGAATGGGCGTTCATCCATATTTCAGCCGCCCTCGGCGGATCCTGCGAGCGGTGCCGCTCGTCGTCGAACGTGATGTGCCAGGCAAGAGGCACCGCGACCGGTTCCTTTGATGGGCGTTGCCGTGCGTTCAGGTCGTACCACCGCAGCTCTGTCGACCGGATGGCGAACTCGCCGGGATCCTTGCCGTAGGTATCGTTGAGGTACGCCAGAACCCGTTCCTGTACCGCGTCTTCCGGGATCGAGGGGTCAGGATCGGCCATGGTGTCGTTGTTCGATACTTTCCAGAACTTAGAAAAAGAGACGACACGGCCGTTGACTGAATCGATCGCAAGGATGAACCCGTCATACAGGCAGAGGACGCCGTCGATCGAGCGCCGATATACGAAATGGTACGGGCCGTTTCGCGAACCCAGCGGTGTATCTACCATAGAGAGTGCGGCGTCGGTCTTCACGACGTCCGAACGCTCGGTTCGCTCCCGGAGATATGCATCGGCAATCTCTTCCGCCGCATCGATCGTGATTGCAGGATCATCAGACCGGAAATAGTCGCGGCCATCCTGGAAATGCACCATCTCCCCGTCGACAGCATCGATCCATACCATGATATCACCTTCAGGGTCGGGGTCGTCTACCGCTTTCACCCGGAACCGCCAGACGTCGCCATAGGTCTGCACGTCATACGGTTCGGCGACCATCCGTTCGATCCGGACCCCGGGGATCTCCCGTCCCAGTGCGGCCGCGGCGAGAGAACGTGCTTCCTCCTCGCCGATCAGGCCGCCCGGCGACGGTTGAGCCGTTGTCACCCCGGGCGACACCGTCGCCTCCGGCGACGTCGGTGCAGCCGGCCCGTTTTCACTCGCATCCGTCCCGACACACCCCGCCGACGCTGCCAAACAGGCAAGGAAGAGGACTGCTGCGAGTGTGTAACCGATTTTGTTGATAGGTTTCATGGTTCTATCCTCATTTCACGCATGCCCCGGGAGGCCGCGGAACCGCAAGGGCTATTCCTGTTCACAGCCGCCAGCACCATCAGCCTCCAGGCACGCTGTGGGAGCCGGGAAACGACGCCAATCGAGATCCGCAGACTCCCGCAGGATACCGCATGCGGTATCGCCAATCGAGACGTTGTTGTCCGTCGTTATACCTTTTCTGTGCCAATCATCAAATCGACCGGGCACTCGAAGGCCCCGGATCGGGAATATGATCAGTTCTGCAGATGCAGGAGCCTGCTACTCCGGCACAATCCCCGAATACCGGCTGCAGGCCGATCGGGCACGTCTGCGCGACGCCGGCGGGGGCCGGAGATGTGCCGGACTGAAGGTGGCAAGAGCCTTCATCCGCAAGACAGACTCACCCGGTATGTTCCGCAGGAACCTGTGCGGGTTCGGGACTGCGGTCATGCACATACTCCGTCATCAGCATTCGAGCGTAGTTGTCGGTGAGAGTATACCGCACATACCGCCCCTCCCTCTCGGACATTACAATTCCCTGGTGTTCCAGATATTTTACGTGCGTATAGACTGTGGCTTTGGACAGACCCGACTCTTCGGCGAGCTCTTCGGTGTGTGCACCCCCATTCAGGAAGATCTGTGTTATAATCCCCCGCCGGGCGTCATTGTTCATAGTAATGATAAGAGTCTCATTTTCAGCCGAATACGGCGAACCGGGGGCAAAATAGTGGATTCTCCCCCTGCTCCTGATCGCCTTCAACAGACCTGCGGACTCCAGTCTCTCCAGATGGTAGCCAAGTGTTCCTCTCGTCAGGGACATCTCCTGCAACAATTTCCTGAAATGCAACCCCGGGTTTGCCTTGATGAAATTCAGGATCTCAAGCCTCCGTGGGCTGTCCAGAACATTCTTTCTGGAGATTCGTTTGTACCCGAGGTAGCCGAAGGCCTTCAGGGGGAGAAGGACCTCGATCGGGGCCGCCGTCAACTGGGGAAACACGCACAGCAGCAGGACGAGCCAGAGCGGGATCGGGTCGATCTCCCGCACCGTCTCGCCCGATACAGAGGCGCCGGGCTCTTGCCCGACATTTCTCGAGGGCCGAACCGTGTATTCGGTGGCATCGGCAACCGATATCAGCAGAACCGAAAATAGGATCGAGAGGGTGAGTAACCGGAGAAGTCTGCCCGCTCCGGCGCCGGTAGAGGTTGAGGACGTACGATCTCCGGAACGACACCTGTTCGCCGTATACATAGAATCTCCCGGGGCCATGAATTTTCTCTTAACTGATACCTCAATATGGCTTTCCGTATTTTATGAGTTTTATAGCACAAAAATCAATTTTATCTCGTCTCTGCCCGCTTCGTCTCCAGGAGACGAACGTACCTGAGGACCATCACGACCGTATCGTGCCCGCCGGAGTTGCCATATCCGAAAAACAGGTGCAATGCTGACGTGCCGGGACGGCCTGCGCGCAATGCACGGCGAGAGCGCCCTCCACCGGATCTGCTGAAAGACTTCGTTATACCCCGAGAGGCGCACGGGTAGATAGAGCGCCCTCCGCCGGCTCACTCCCAGCAGAACGTCTCCATATCGTATCCGGCGTGCGGCATATCCGGCGGAACCATGTGGCTCATGTGGACGCACCGGTAGTCCCTCGCCCCGACGCCGCGGGCGAACCGGACGGCCTCGGCGTAGTTCATGTGCTTGGTGATGGAGTAGCCTTCGGGAGCGATGGCGTCGACGAAGAGGAGATCGATATCGGTATTTTTGAGGAGATCCATGCTCGCTTCCGGGATATCCTCCCGCGTGTCGGCGGTGTAGGCGACCGCAACATCGTCGTGCTCGATCAGGAGCCCGCAGGTGTAGACCGGCGGGTGGTTCACCTCAAAGAACGTGAAGGTCACGCCGAAGAGGTCGAACGGCTCGTAAACGGGGACCGGGTGCTTCTCGAACGGCAGGAAGTGGAGGTAGCCCGAGCAGTAGTCCATCACCGGCGGCGCCGCGTAGGCCGGCGGCACCTTCTGCACCCGGTAGAACTCGCCGAACCCGATGAAGTGGTCGTAATGGCCGTGCGACCAGAGGACGGCGTCGATGTGGGGCGAACAGGCCCGGAGGAGTTGCTGGCGGAGGTCCGGGGACGACTCGATGAGGATGTGCTTTCCATCCGTCTCGACGAGGAGGGACGTCCGGAGCCTCGACCGCCCCGCCGCGACCATCGCCCGGCAGTTCACGCAGTCGCACCCCACCTTCGGCGTCCCGATGGCGTCCCCGGTCCCGAGCAGCGTGATCCGCATCTCAGCGCCCTGTCCGGATGACGTTCCTCTCCTCCGCCCGGAGGAGACCCTGCTCGATGTCCACCGGGCCGATCCGGTGCCGGTCCTCCATCAGCGCCGACATCACGGCCTCTTTCATCATCATCCTCAAATCGGAGCCTGAGAACCCTTCCGTCCGGGCGGCAAGGTCCGCGAAGTCGCATTCGCACTCGATCGTGGCGGCGACCTTTTCGAGGATCGCCTGCCGCATCTCCCGGTCGGGGAGCGGGAACTCCACGACCTCATCGAACCGCCGCCAGGCAGCCTCGTCGAGGATCCTGGGGTGGTTCGTCGCCCCGATGAGGAGGACGCCGTTCTTGATGAAACTGATCTGGTCGATGTTTTTTAAGAGCATGTTCACCGCGCGCTTCATCGCGCCGTGGTCGTCGCTGACCCGGGTCTTCGCGACGAAGTCGAACTCGTCGATGAAGAGGATGCAGGGGGAGAGTTTCTTCGCGAGATCGAAGATCCGGTCGATGTTCTTCGAGGTCTCGCCCAGGTACTGGGAGGTGACCATCGCGAGACGGACCTCGAGCACCGGCATGTGGAGCGCCCGCGACATCGCGAGCGCAAGCGAGGTCTTCCCGGTTCCGGGCGGGCCGACGAAGAGGAGCCGGCCGAACTCGTAGATGCCGTGCTGTTTTAAGAAGTCGCGGTGCCCGAGGGCAACGCCGATCTTCTTGATGGTCTCCTCCTGCCGGGGCGTGCAGACCAGTTTCTCGACGGTGAACTCGACCTCGTTCGGTGCGCTGATGATGATGAGGTCGCGCGCTTCCCGCATCTCCTCGCTCTCTCCGATGATCCGGGAGAGCCTCGCCTCCACGTACTCCTTCGTATCCTCGAACCGGCGGTTTTTCGCCCGGACGTCGCGGTACCTGACCCCGACGCCGTCTTTCCCGTCGAAGAAGTACGCGAGAACGGGATTCTCCCCGACCCTCTCCTCCCCGCCTTTCTTCAGGAACCATCCCGCCGCCGTGTCGAGCGAAGGCAGGTTCAGCCGCTGCCCGAACTCGTCGTATCCGACGAACGGGTTTGCGCGAACAGCCTGGCAGACGGCGTCAGGGGTGCTGAAAACCTTCCTGATCGCTCCCTCGCTCACGATCAGGGGACGTTTCACCTCGGGATTTCCGCTGCTCCCGGCACCGAAGAACTCCCGGCAGCGCGGGCTGAGGTCATTGATGTCGAGTTCCTCGTTCCGGTTGAATATCTCCGCGGTGAGCAGGAGTTCCATGATGGCGAGGACGTCACGTGTACCAGTGTCGCCGGTCATTCTATGAGCAGACATATTTGTGCGCGGCATCAATAAGCGTAACTCACCGGGTGGTGACCTCGCACCCCTCTTCGGTGACGATCATGGTGTGCTCCGCCTGCGAGACGAACGAGCCCGGGACGTCGTGCAGCATCGGGAAGGGATGAAGGATCCCGTTCCGCACAAGGGTGGATAACCCGATCTCGATCTTGTCCCCCTGAACCCAGCGGCGGGAGAACGGTAACCCCCTGCGCGGCCGGGCGGTCTCGAGAATCCGTCTTGCCGACGGGAGGCGTGCGGGCCGGGCTGCGATCTGCTTGTAGATCTCCACGCGCGCCGCCTCGGTGACCTTCCCCGACCCCGTTGTGGCGAAGGGCTCGATCGCAAAGACCATCCCCTCTTCGATGACGGTGCCGCCGCTCATCGCGACGTTCGGGATCGTGGGCTTTCCGTGGAGGTCGTAGCGGTCGAGGCCGTGCCCGGTGAGGTTTCCGACCGGCTTGTAGCCGTGCTCCTCGATCGACGCCTGGATGATCGTCCCGAGCTCCCCGGTGACGATGCCCGGCCGGACAACTCCGATCGCCGCCTCGAGGGCCGCCCGGGACGCCTCGACGAGCGCCCCGTGGTCGCCGAGGTCGACGGTCATGGCGGTGTCGGCGATGTAGCCGTCGACGTGTATCCCGAGATCGACCTTGATGAGGTCGCCCCGGGCAAACACCCGCTCGTCTCCGGGCATGGCGGTGTCATGCGCCGCGGCCTCGTTGAAGGAGACGTTCAAGGGGAAGGCGAGCAGCGCTCCCTCCTCGGCCACCATATTCTCCGTCTCTTCGACCATATCGAGGAGGAGCGTCCCCTCCTTCACGAGCCCCGCACCACGCCGGAGCACCTTCCTTGCCAGCGCCCCTGCTTCCCGGTAGGCATCGTAAACTTCGTTATCCATGATCATAGCGTGAGCTCCTCTCTGTATTGGGTGAACCGGTCAAACCCGATCTCAGTCACCGCGCCCATATCCTCCAGTCGGACGCCGCCGGTTCCGGGATAGTAGAGCCCCGGTTCGATCGTGACGACGTTTCCAGGGACGAGTTCCCCGCCCTGCGGCCCGAGCGACGGCTCTTCGTGCACCTCGAGCCCGACGCCGTGGCCGAGGCTGTGGGTGAATCCCTGCGTGTTGCTCTCGTAGCCGCGGTCGCGGAAGAACTCGACCGTCGCGCGGTAGAGATCGGCGCCGACGGCACCGGCACGGACCATCGATGCTGCGTTGGCTTTTGCGTCCCGCACAGCCTCGTACATCTCCCGGATTGCAGGAGAGGGCTCGCCTTTCACGACCGTCCGGGTCATGTCGGCGTGGTAGCCGGTAAATTCGTCCTGCGGGTAGATGTCGATGACGATCGGTTCGTTCTCCCGGAGCGGCCCTGCACCGGGGCTGTGCGGGAGAGCGGTGTCGGGACCGCAGGAGACGATGGTGTCGACCCCGCGGTAGCCGTTGGCGAGAAGGCAAGCGTGCATCTCGGCGCGGACGGTCTCAGAGGTGAGGGGCGCGCCGTTCCGGTGAAGGACGCCCCCTTTCGGGACGGACGAGCGGATGAGCGCCAGCCCGTGCTCAATCGCGGCCTCGGTAGCCCGCTGAACCGAGCGAATCCACTCGATCTCCTCCGGCGTCTTGACCGCCCGCATCGCCTCGACCGCCCCCCGCTCGTCGAGGACGACCGGCTGGAACGATTCGAGTTCTCTCGCGAGCGCAAGCGGGAAGTTCGCGGGGACGAGAACCGGGCCACCGGCGAGGTCGGCGATCATGTGGGCGGTCGCACGCCAGCGCGGCTCTCCGGCCTTGATGTACTCGAGGTACCCGGCATCGGCACGGGTGGCGACCGCCGCCGTCGATTCGCGGACGGCACGTTCGTGCTCCATCTGCGGGACGACGATCATCCCGCGCTCGCCCGGTTTCTGGACGTAGACCACGGGGTCGGTGGTGCGGAACCGGGTCAGGTAGCGCACGTTGGCATCTATAGACGAGCCGTAGGCCGCGTATGCCGCTGCATCCGTGTCCCGGATAACCGAATCCAGTCCATTCATTCTACCAACTCTTCCGTTGAAACCACAAGTACTTTTACCCGCGCGTTCAAGTATGAATAATGGATGAGGCAACCAAACAGGTCTTCAAGGCTAAGTTCATCATGCTGACGGTGATGCTCAACGTCATCGTCCTCTGCTTCGCCATGGGTGTCTTCGTCCTCTTCCGGTTCGCGCCTGAAGGGACCACCGGCCTTGCGATCGGTCTTCTCCTCCTCGCGGTAGGGGCGATCGCCTCCATATCGTTCCGGACGCAGTATGCCCGGGCGAAGGTCTGGCTGCACGAACAACCATAATAATGCGCGTGACACGTGCGCGGAAAAACCCATGCTGGCAAAGATCAAATCCGAAATTGAACTCGTCTCAAGGCACCTGGAGGTGATCCGGGCGGTCGTGGAGCACCAGCCCATCGGCATCATGAAACTCGCCGAGATCCTGGACCTCCCCTACCACCGGGTCCGCTACTCGCTACGCATCCTGGAGCAGGAGGGATACATCCGCGCCTCGCCGGCCGGCGCGGTGGCGACACCCCTTGCAGGCGACCTTCTTTCCACCCTGGACACCGAGGTCGACGAGCTGATCGATCTTCTTCGGGTTATCCGGAAGGAGAATTCCCGTAACGTTTAATACGATTCAGTCGAGACATTATAGAGCACTTGTGTGCCGCCATAACTCAGTTGGTAGAGTGGCTGGCTGTTAACCAGCATGTCA
This window contains:
- a CDS encoding YcdB/YcdC domain-containing protein produces the protein MKPINKIGYTLAAVLFLACLAASAGCVGTDASENGPAAPTSPEATVSPGVTTAQPSPGGLIGEEEARSLAAAALGREIPGVRIERMVAEPYDVQTYGDVWRFRVKAVDDPDPEGDIMVWIDAVDGEMVHFQDGRDYFRSDDPAITIDAAEEIADAYLRERTERSDVVKTDAALSMVDTPLGSRNGPYHFVYRRSIDGVLCLYDGFILAIDSVNGRVVSFSKFWKVSNNDTMADPDPSIPEDAVQERVLAYLNDTYGKDPGEFAIRSTELRWYDLNARQRPSKEPVAVPLAWHITFDDERHRSQDPPRAAEIWMNAHSGEVLSANYNPGW
- a CDS encoding winged helix-turn-helix transcriptional regulator — protein: MYTANRCRSGDRTSSTSTGAGAGRLLRLLTLSILFSVLLISVADATEYTVRPSRNVGQEPGASVSGETVREIDPIPLWLVLLLCVFPQLTAAPIEVLLPLKAFGYLGYKRISRKNVLDSPRRLEILNFIKANPGLHFRKLLQEMSLTRGTLGYHLERLESAGLLKAIRSRGRIHYFAPGSPYSAENETLIITMNNDARRGIITQIFLNGGAHTEELAEESGLSKATVYTHVKYLEHQGIVMSEREGRYVRYTLTDNYARMLMTEYVHDRSPEPAQVPAEHTG
- a CDS encoding MBL fold metallo-hydrolase yields the protein MRITLLGTGDAIGTPKVGCDCVNCRAMVAAGRSRLRTSLLVETDGKHILIESSPDLRQQLLRACSPHIDAVLWSHGHYDHFIGFGEFYRVQKVPPAYAAPPVMDYCSGYLHFLPFEKHPVPVYEPFDLFGVTFTFFEVNHPPVYTCGLLIEHDDVAVAYTADTREDIPEASMDLLKNTDIDLLFVDAIAPEGYSITKHMNYAEAVRFARGVGARDYRCVHMSHMVPPDMPHAGYDMETFCWE
- a CDS encoding ATP-binding protein, whose translation is MTGDTGTRDVLAIMELLLTAEIFNRNEELDINDLSPRCREFFGAGSSGNPEVKRPLIVSEGAIRKVFSTPDAVCQAVRANPFVGYDEFGQRLNLPSLDTAAGWFLKKGGEERVGENPVLAYFFDGKDGVGVRYRDVRAKNRRFEDTKEYVEARLSRIIGESEEMREARDLIIISAPNEVEFTVEKLVCTPRQEETIKKIGVALGHRDFLKQHGIYEFGRLLFVGPPGTGKTSLALAMSRALHMPVLEVRLAMVTSQYLGETSKNIDRIFDLAKKLSPCILFIDEFDFVAKTRVSDDHGAMKRAVNMLLKNIDQISFIKNGVLLIGATNHPRILDEAAWRRFDEVVEFPLPDREMRQAILEKVAATIECECDFADLAARTEGFSGSDLRMMMKEAVMSALMEDRHRIGPVDIEQGLLRAEERNVIRTGR
- the map gene encoding type II methionyl aminopeptidase; the encoded protein is MIMDNEVYDAYREAGALARKVLRRGAGLVKEGTLLLDMVEETENMVAEEGALLAFPLNVSFNEAAAHDTAMPGDERVFARGDLIKVDLGIHVDGYIADTAMTVDLGDHGALVEASRAALEAAIGVVRPGIVTGELGTIIQASIEEHGYKPVGNLTGHGLDRYDLHGKPTIPNVAMSGGTVIEEGMVFAIEPFATTGSGKVTEAARVEIYKQIAARPARLPSARRILETARPRRGLPFSRRWVQGDKIEIGLSTLVRNGILHPFPMLHDVPGSFVSQAEHTMIVTEEGCEVTTR
- a CDS encoding M24 family metallopeptidase; the encoded protein is MNGLDSVIRDTDAAAYAAYGSSIDANVRYLTRFRTTDPVVYVQKPGERGMIVVPQMEHERAVRESTAAVATRADAGYLEYIKAGEPRWRATAHMIADLAGGPVLVPANFPLALARELESFQPVVLDERGAVEAMRAVKTPEEIEWIRSVQRATEAAIEHGLALIRSSVPKGGVLHRNGAPLTSETVRAEMHACLLANGYRGVDTIVSCGPDTALPHSPGAGPLRENEPIVIDIYPQDEFTGYHADMTRTVVKGEPSPAIREMYEAVRDAKANAASMVRAGAVGADLYRATVEFFRDRGYESNTQGFTHSLGHGVGLEVHEEPSLGPQGGELVPGNVVTIEPGLYYPGTGGVRLEDMGAVTEIGFDRFTQYREELTL